The Endozoicomonas montiporae CL-33 genome contains a region encoding:
- a CDS encoding IS1 family transposase (programmed frameshift) yields MCLTQVLCTTCGSNQVRPFGYSTHDVPRYYCCNDKCEIKTFMLEYRYKACEPGVKEKIIDMAINGSGIRDTSKVLGISKTTVIKTLKKKKSGLVKVNPNIQTIDLKSDAIIHVGLVCQEAELDEQWSYVHDKSNQRWLWYAVDHATNTVLAYVFGKRKDEVFKELKTLLKPFGINKFYTDDWGAYERHLDENMHIIGKANTQKIERKNLNFRTWIKRLARKTICFSKLEKMHDIVIGLLINKVEFGVNIHAI; encoded by the exons ATGTGCCTTACGCAAGTCCTCTGTACAACATGTGGCAGTAACCAAGTTCGGCCTTTCGGATACAGCACTCATGATGTTCCACGATACTATTGCTGTAATGACAAATGTGAAATCAAAACCTTCATGCTTGAATATCGCTACAAGGCCTGTGAGCCTGGCGTTAAAGAAAAAATCATCGATATGGCAATAAATGGCAGCGGAATCAGGGATACAAGTAAAGTACTCGGAATAAGCAAGACAACAGTAATAAAGACTCTAAAAAAAAAGA AAAGCGGTCTGGTAAAGGTCAACCCAAATATTCAAACTATTGATCTCAAGTCAGATGCAATTATTCATGTAGGGCTTGTCTGCCAAGAGGCTGAGCTAGATGAGCAGTGGTCGTATGTTCATGATAAATCGAACCAACGCTGGCTTTGGTATGCTGTTGATCACGCTACAAATACCGTGCTTGCTTATGTTTTCGGAAAACGGAAAGATGAAGTTTTTAAAGAACTCAAAACACTTCTGAAGCCATTTGGTATTAATAAATTTTACACCGATGATTGGGGAGCCTATGAGCGACACCTTGATGAAAACATGCATATTATTGGTAAAGCAAACACTCAGAAGATAGAGCGTAAAAACCTTAATTTTCGGACTTGGATTAAACGGTTGGCCAGAAAGACAATTTGTTTTTCAAAGCTCGAAAAGATGCACGATATTGTTATTGGATTATTGATTAATAAAGTTGAGTTTGGGGTCAATATTCACGCGATATAA
- a CDS encoding transposase, translating into MASSTLEAVIERNEKRKKNGKSGSAVVSPTEPEAVVQKMKRGRGYTTGYKPSVLANNKRVVLAQAVDPTNETTVVSPMLDQSMQITGKPVDEMLLDAGYFNDEVISTSLERDISLLCPEGKEPGKPKESKKFQKGHFYYDETNDVYRCPAGKELVLIGQIKGSIRTKEQKIYGNGPCEGCPLKDQCTTNKKGRRIKRYAMDDAKDALRQVMQHPKAKKSFSKRKAMVEPVFAYLRDIQGLNRFRRKGLEKVKLEFGLHLLAYNLSRAVKASFQAIFRYNRILWLYFERYRPFDRKWGSWERDPVKRHSLQRKVLHWV; encoded by the coding sequence ATGGCCAGCAGTACTCTCGAAGCAGTTATTGAACGCAACGAGAAGCGAAAAAAGAATGGTAAATCAGGAAGTGCTGTCGTTAGCCCTACAGAGCCTGAAGCCGTTGTTCAAAAGATGAAACGGGGGCGAGGTTATACAACGGGTTACAAACCATCCGTGTTAGCCAATAACAAGCGGGTGGTACTGGCTCAGGCTGTTGATCCCACCAATGAAACAACTGTCGTAAGTCCAATGCTTGATCAGTCAATGCAGATCACGGGCAAACCAGTAGATGAAATGCTTCTGGATGCTGGTTACTTCAATGATGAAGTCATTTCAACCAGTCTGGAACGCGACATCAGCCTGCTATGCCCTGAGGGTAAAGAGCCAGGCAAGCCCAAAGAATCCAAAAAGTTCCAGAAGGGACATTTTTATTATGATGAGACTAATGACGTTTATCGTTGCCCTGCAGGAAAAGAGCTGGTTCTCATCGGGCAGATAAAGGGAAGCATTCGCACAAAAGAGCAAAAGATATATGGCAATGGACCGTGTGAAGGTTGTCCTCTCAAAGATCAGTGTACGACCAATAAGAAAGGGCGCCGCATAAAACGCTATGCGATGGATGATGCCAAGGATGCACTGAGGCAGGTTATGCAGCACCCGAAAGCTAAAAAGTCTTTCAGCAAAAGAAAGGCGATGGTTGAGCCTGTCTTTGCCTATTTACGGGATATACAGGGGTTAAACCGTTTTCGTCGCAAGGGGTTGGAGAAAGTTAAACTGGAGTTTGGCTTACACCTGCTGGCCTATAACCTGAGCCGGGCTGTAAAAGCCAGTTTTCAAGCTATTTTCAGGTACAACAGGATTCTCTGGTTGTACTTTGAGCGGTATCGGCCATTTGACAGAAAATGGGGCAGCTGGGAAAGAGATCCAGTGAAGCGTCATTCTTTGCAGAGAAAAGTGCTTCACTGGGTTTAA
- a CDS encoding transposase gives MMGLILYGIMQGITSLRTLERLARVDLGCMWVTGGIFPDHAIIGRFINMHSKSMGGAFLKA, from the coding sequence ATGATGGGTTTGATTCTCTATGGCATTATGCAGGGCATTACCTCGCTGAGAACTCTGGAGCGACTAGCTCGTGTTGATCTTGGCTGTATGTGGGTTACCGGTGGGATTTTTCCAGACCACGCCATTATTGGTCGCTTCATCAATATGCATAGCAAGTCCATGGGCGGTGCATTTTTGAAAGCCTGA
- a CDS encoding RNA-guided endonuclease InsQ/TnpB family protein, with product MPKRAYKYRFYPTPEQEKLLAQSFGCVRFVYNNTLRYRTDAYYKDGTSISHAQAEKRLVSLKSEFPFLTDVSSVILQQTLRDQQEAFKNFWAGRAKYPKFKKRHSRQSIRLTKVAFKYKNGQLFIAKSKEPLNIRWSRELPSAPSSITISKHRAGRYFVSMLYEFEAKPMPISKKTVGIDLGLNDLFITSDGEKSGNPRHTRCYEQKLAYLQRKLAKKQKGSSNRAKAKLKLDAAVLPKQVTYLSRF from the coding sequence ATTCCTAAGCGAGCCTACAAATACCGATTCTATCCAACCCCTGAGCAGGAAAAATTACTTGCTCAATCGTTTGGTTGTGTTCGCTTTGTCTATAACAATACTCTCCGTTATCGCACTGATGCCTACTACAAAGATGGAACCAGTATTTCTCATGCTCAAGCTGAAAAACGCCTTGTATCACTCAAGTCTGAGTTTCCATTTTTAACCGATGTTTCCAGTGTCATCCTGCAACAGACTCTCAGAGATCAGCAGGAAGCATTCAAGAATTTCTGGGCTGGCAGAGCTAAGTACCCAAAGTTTAAGAAAAGACATTCAAGGCAGAGTATCAGGCTGACCAAGGTGGCATTCAAATACAAAAACGGGCAGCTATTCATTGCCAAGAGCAAAGAACCTCTGAATATCCGGTGGAGCCGTGAGCTGCCTTCAGCACCTTCCAGTATCACCATCAGCAAACACAGAGCCGGACGGTACTTTGTTTCCATGCTGTATGAGTTTGAAGCTAAACCAATGCCCATTAGTAAAAAGACAGTGGGTATTGATTTAGGTTTGAATGATCTGTTCATCACATCAGACGGCGAAAAATCCGGTAATCCGAGGCACACCAGATGCTACGAGCAAAAGCTCGCCTACCTTCAGCGTAAATTGGCGAAAAAGCAGAAAGGCAGCAGCAACAGAGCCAAAGCAAAACTGAAACTCGATGCTGCAGTTTTACCTAAACAAGTAACGTATT